One window of the Quadrisphaera setariae genome contains the following:
- a CDS encoding transglycosylase domain-containing protein has product MPLRTSGSRARRGGASGRQRRRGTPAGRATRLLAGFLAVSTGAGALVAGLAAPAVIAAGRTSNDVVASLDALPASLEQPTLSQQSRILYADGTPMATFYYENRISVPLAQVAPVMQKALVDIEDSRFYEHGGVDPRGVVRALVTDLGGGDEQGASTLTQQWIKNLEVEQALAALPPNATAEQRAEVFDQVTVRSGLDGVLRKVREMRLAIAAEKKYSKQQILEDYLNIANFGGGQYGIEAASEHWFDAPASQLDLPQAALMAGVVQNPTGDDPVLHPQAAQARRDTVLDRMLQLGDITQAQHDAAVAVPIAAMLHVQPTPDGCAQAGSAAYFCDDVVGQFLDDDAFGGTRDDRLAELYRGGLTITTTLDPHAQQAAAQEVETAVPAGDSTVRNNKIVNGQVVQLPGTSGVGAAIVSVQPGTGKIIAMAQNRTYSTADDAPPTDTSINYSTDSSDGGSGGFQPGSNFKPFVLATWLAAGHSLYDTVDGTPRAFPNSSWQYGSCEPAGTQYTGKPWAPKNAGDGEGTSSMTVLHATADSVNTGYAAMEDQLPLCDVAATAQALGMHKAQPDKNNPTGKKSTDLTVTPSMTLGIDSVSPLTVASAYAAFAAEGKYCTPTAIASITGPDGKALPVPASTCTQAIPQDVADGVTYALQRVLTQGTAAGDGLAGGREAAGKTGTTNNSVAAWFTGYTPQLSTAVWIGVPSGSMSVNGAVIAGHRYPQMYGGTLAAPMWRAYTDQALAGQPQQDFTAPPQSVIGTPPAPPAPSASAAGPSQTGGGDGSGTAQTPGADQSGQDAPGGQTGGQTGGQTGGQAGGGTAQQGGADKAAGGGQPAGDQRAGGAGAAGDQPAPGGDATQG; this is encoded by the coding sequence GGCGCCGGCGCGCTCGTGGCGGGCCTCGCCGCGCCCGCCGTCATCGCTGCGGGCAGGACCAGCAACGACGTCGTGGCGTCCCTCGACGCCCTGCCCGCCTCGCTCGAGCAGCCGACGCTCAGCCAGCAGTCGCGCATCCTCTACGCCGACGGCACGCCGATGGCCACCTTCTACTACGAGAACCGCATCTCGGTGCCCCTGGCCCAGGTCGCGCCCGTGATGCAGAAGGCGCTCGTCGACATCGAGGACAGCAGGTTCTACGAGCACGGCGGGGTCGACCCGCGCGGCGTGGTCCGCGCGCTCGTCACCGACCTGGGCGGTGGTGACGAGCAGGGCGCGTCCACCCTCACCCAGCAGTGGATCAAGAACCTCGAGGTGGAGCAGGCGCTGGCCGCACTGCCGCCGAACGCCACCGCGGAGCAGCGGGCGGAGGTCTTCGACCAGGTCACCGTCAGGTCCGGGCTCGACGGGGTCCTGCGCAAGGTGCGCGAGATGCGCCTGGCGATCGCCGCGGAGAAGAAGTACTCCAAGCAGCAGATCCTCGAGGACTACCTCAACATCGCGAACTTCGGCGGCGGCCAGTACGGCATCGAGGCCGCCAGCGAGCACTGGTTCGACGCGCCCGCCTCCCAGCTCGACCTGCCGCAGGCGGCGCTGATGGCGGGCGTCGTGCAGAACCCCACCGGCGACGACCCGGTGCTCCACCCGCAGGCCGCGCAAGCGCGCCGGGACACGGTGCTGGACCGCATGCTGCAGCTGGGCGACATCACCCAGGCCCAGCACGACGCCGCCGTCGCCGTCCCGATCGCCGCGATGCTCCACGTGCAGCCGACCCCCGACGGGTGCGCGCAGGCCGGCTCGGCGGCGTACTTCTGCGACGACGTGGTGGGCCAGTTCCTCGACGACGACGCCTTCGGCGGCACCAGGGACGACCGCCTCGCTGAGCTCTACCGCGGTGGACTGACCATCACCACCACGCTCGACCCGCACGCGCAGCAGGCGGCGGCGCAGGAGGTCGAGACCGCCGTCCCCGCCGGCGACTCCACCGTGCGCAACAACAAGATCGTGAACGGTCAGGTGGTGCAGCTCCCCGGGACGTCCGGCGTCGGAGCCGCCATCGTGTCCGTGCAGCCGGGCACCGGAAAGATCATCGCGATGGCCCAGAACCGGACCTACAGCACGGCCGACGACGCACCGCCCACGGACACCTCGATCAACTACAGCACCGATTCCAGCGACGGTGGCTCCGGAGGCTTCCAGCCGGGCTCGAACTTCAAGCCGTTCGTGCTGGCGACCTGGCTCGCGGCCGGCCACTCGCTGTACGACACGGTCGACGGGACGCCGCGCGCCTTCCCGAACAGCAGCTGGCAGTACGGCAGCTGCGAGCCCGCCGGCACGCAGTACACGGGCAAGCCCTGGGCCCCCAAGAACGCCGGCGACGGCGAGGGGACCTCGTCGATGACGGTGCTGCACGCCACTGCTGACTCCGTCAACACCGGCTACGCGGCCATGGAGGACCAGCTGCCGCTGTGCGACGTCGCCGCCACCGCGCAGGCCCTCGGCATGCACAAGGCCCAGCCCGACAAGAACAACCCGACCGGGAAGAAGAGCACCGACCTCACGGTCACGCCGTCCATGACGCTCGGCATCGACAGCGTCTCGCCGCTCACCGTGGCCAGCGCGTACGCGGCGTTCGCCGCCGAGGGGAAGTACTGCACCCCGACGGCCATCGCCTCCATCACCGGGCCCGACGGCAAGGCGCTGCCGGTACCGGCCTCCACGTGCACGCAGGCGATCCCCCAGGACGTCGCCGACGGCGTCACGTACGCCCTCCAGCGCGTGCTCACGCAGGGGACGGCGGCCGGCGACGGCCTCGCCGGCGGGCGCGAGGCCGCCGGCAAGACGGGGACGACGAACAACTCGGTGGCCGCGTGGTTCACCGGGTACACCCCGCAGCTGTCGACGGCGGTGTGGATCGGCGTGCCGAGCGGGAGCATGTCCGTCAACGGCGCGGTGATCGCCGGGCACCGGTACCCGCAGATGTACGGCGGGACGCTCGCCGCGCCGATGTGGCGGGCGTACACGGACCAGGCCCTGGCGGGGCAGCCCCAGCAGGACTTCACGGCGCCCCCGCAGAGCGTCATCGGAACTCCGCCCGCACCTCCGGCGCCTTCCGCGTCGGCGGCGGGACCCAGCCAGACCGGCGGGGGAGACGGGTCTGGCACTGCACAGACGCCGGGTGCCGACCAGAGCGGGCAGGACGCTCCCGGTGGCCAGACCGGTGGCCAGACCGGTGGCCAGACCGGTGGCCAGGCCGGTGGCGGTACCGCTCAGCAGGGAGGTGCCGACAAGGCCGCCGGCGGTGGTCAGCCCGCCGGAGACCAGCGCGCCGGTGGGGCCGGAGCCGCGGGCGACCAGCCCGCACCCGGCGGCGACGCAACCCAGGGCTGA
- the pepN gene encoding aminopeptidase N, whose protein sequence is MNLSRAEAAERAALVDVSSYDVELDLTTGPTTFRSRTTVRFSAREGASTFLDLVAPHVHELVLNGEALDAHEVADGVRVQLHGLAAENEVVVVADCAYMNTGEGLHRFVDPVDGEVYLYSQFEVADSRRVFAVFEQPDLKAVFTFTVTAPDHWTVVSVSPTPEPSPGPAAGSATWRFAPTPVLSSYVTAVVAGPYHVERGELTSSDGRTVPLGVFCRRSLAEHLDAGEIMDITRAGFAFYEGLFEIPYPFPKYDQLFVPEFNAGAMENAGAVTFLERYVFRSKPTEAVVERRAVTILHELAHMWFGDLVTMRWWDDLWLNESFAEYASTLATAEATRWTDAWTTFASMEKAWAYRQDQLPSTHPIVADMVDLEAVEVNFDGITYAKGASVLKQLVTYVGRDAFFEGVRRYLRAHSFSNATLADLLRELEATSGRDLASWSSVWLEKAGVTTLKPEVHTAEDGSITSLVVTQTTPPEHPVQRPHRLAVGFYDLHVPGGRTAGEDDDDAGDAPAAGAAPRLVRTGRVEVDVDGERTDIASQLGSLSGRDAPDLLLLNDDDLAYAKIRLDPSSLATAVEHLSAIEDALPRTLVWSAAWDMARDAEMAARDFVDLVLDNAAVESTPATSSVLRTLLQQLTSATRLYTAPGHRDDVVAGVAASLMDLALAAEPGSDAQLQLATAAAGWARTPAQLDAVAGWLSGDAPLEGLSVDTDLRWELLTALVVEGRAGEAEIAAELARDDTASGRLAAAGARAAIPDPAAKQAAWSQLVASSAEPGLANAERAAVIGGFARVHDAALLEPFVEPYFASIEGTWRMRTNEIAQQVVTGLYPVLLASPALLERTDAWLAQAPSDLPALKRLVSEQRDGVARALRAQERDLLR, encoded by the coding sequence ATGAACCTCTCCCGGGCGGAGGCCGCCGAGCGCGCCGCGCTCGTCGACGTCAGCTCCTACGACGTCGAGCTGGACCTGACCACCGGGCCCACGACCTTCCGGTCGCGCACCACCGTGCGGTTCAGCGCGCGCGAGGGCGCCTCGACGTTCCTCGACCTGGTCGCCCCCCACGTGCACGAGCTCGTGCTGAACGGCGAGGCCCTCGACGCCCACGAGGTCGCCGACGGCGTGCGCGTGCAGCTGCACGGGCTCGCAGCGGAGAACGAGGTCGTCGTCGTCGCCGACTGCGCCTACATGAACACCGGCGAGGGCCTGCACCGGTTCGTCGACCCGGTCGACGGCGAGGTCTACCTGTACTCGCAGTTCGAGGTCGCCGACTCGCGCCGCGTGTTCGCGGTGTTCGAGCAGCCCGACCTCAAGGCGGTGTTCACCTTCACGGTCACCGCTCCCGACCACTGGACCGTGGTGTCGGTCTCCCCCACCCCGGAGCCCTCCCCCGGTCCGGCCGCGGGCAGCGCCACCTGGCGCTTCGCCCCCACGCCGGTGCTCTCCAGCTACGTCACCGCCGTCGTCGCCGGGCCGTACCACGTCGAGCGCGGCGAGCTGACCAGCAGCGACGGCCGCACCGTGCCGCTGGGCGTGTTCTGCCGCAGGAGCCTCGCCGAGCACCTCGACGCCGGCGAGATCATGGACATCACCCGCGCGGGCTTCGCCTTCTACGAGGGCCTGTTCGAGATCCCCTACCCGTTCCCCAAGTACGACCAGCTCTTCGTGCCGGAGTTCAACGCCGGCGCCATGGAGAACGCCGGCGCGGTGACGTTCCTGGAGCGGTACGTCTTCAGGTCCAAGCCCACCGAGGCCGTGGTCGAGCGGCGCGCGGTGACGATCCTCCACGAGCTCGCGCACATGTGGTTCGGCGACCTCGTCACCATGCGCTGGTGGGACGACCTGTGGCTCAACGAGAGCTTCGCGGAGTACGCCTCCACGCTGGCCACCGCCGAGGCCACCCGCTGGACCGACGCGTGGACCACGTTCGCCTCCATGGAGAAGGCCTGGGCCTACCGCCAGGACCAGCTGCCCTCCACCCACCCGATCGTGGCCGACATGGTCGACCTCGAGGCGGTGGAGGTGAACTTCGACGGCATCACCTACGCCAAGGGCGCCAGCGTGCTCAAGCAGCTGGTCACCTACGTGGGCCGAGACGCGTTCTTCGAGGGCGTGCGGCGCTACCTGCGCGCGCACTCCTTCTCCAACGCCACCCTCGCCGACCTGCTGCGCGAGCTCGAGGCGACCTCGGGCCGCGACCTGGCCTCCTGGTCGAGCGTGTGGCTGGAGAAGGCCGGCGTGACCACGCTCAAGCCCGAGGTGCACACCGCCGAGGACGGCTCCATCACGTCCCTCGTGGTCACCCAGACCACCCCGCCCGAGCACCCGGTGCAGCGCCCCCACCGCCTCGCGGTGGGCTTCTACGACCTCCACGTGCCGGGCGGCCGCACGGCCGGCGAGGACGACGACGACGCGGGCGACGCACCGGCCGCTGGCGCTGCGCCGCGCCTGGTCCGCACGGGCCGGGTGGAGGTCGACGTCGACGGCGAGCGCACCGACATCGCCTCACAGCTCGGCTCGCTGTCCGGGAGGGACGCTCCGGACCTGCTGCTCCTCAACGACGACGACCTCGCCTACGCGAAGATCCGCCTCGACCCGTCGTCGCTGGCCACGGCCGTGGAGCACCTCTCGGCCATCGAGGACGCGCTGCCGCGCACGCTCGTGTGGTCGGCGGCGTGGGACATGGCCCGTGACGCCGAGATGGCCGCGCGCGACTTCGTGGACCTGGTCCTCGACAACGCCGCCGTGGAGTCCACCCCGGCGACGTCGTCGGTGCTGCGCACGCTGCTGCAGCAGCTGACCTCCGCGACGCGGCTCTACACCGCGCCCGGCCACCGCGACGACGTCGTGGCGGGCGTGGCCGCCTCGCTGATGGACCTGGCGCTGGCCGCCGAGCCCGGCAGCGACGCGCAGCTGCAGCTGGCCACCGCGGCCGCCGGCTGGGCGCGCACGCCCGCCCAGCTCGACGCCGTGGCCGGCTGGCTGTCCGGCGACGCCCCGCTGGAGGGCCTGTCGGTGGACACCGACCTGCGCTGGGAGCTGCTCACCGCGCTCGTCGTCGAGGGGCGCGCCGGGGAGGCGGAGATCGCGGCGGAGCTCGCCCGCGACGACACCGCCTCCGGTCGCCTCGCCGCCGCCGGTGCGCGGGCCGCGATCCCGGACCCGGCCGCCAAGCAGGCGGCGTGGTCCCAGCTGGTGGCCTCCTCCGCGGAGCCGGGGCTGGCCAACGCCGAGCGCGCCGCCGTCATCGGCGGTTTCGCCCGTGTGCACGACGCCGCGCTGCTGGAGCCGTTCGTCGAGCCGTACTTCGCCTCGATCGAGGGCACCTGGCGGATGCGGACCAACGAGATCGCCCAGCAGGTGGTGACCGGGCTCTACCCGGTGCTGCTCGCCTCCCCGGCGCTGCTCGAGCGGACCGACGCGTGGCTCGCGCAGGCCCCGTCGGACCTGCCGGCGCTCAAGCGCCTCGTCAGCGAGCAGCGCGACGGCGTGGCCCGCGCCCTGCGAGCCCAGGAGCGCGACCTCCTGCGCTGA